Sequence from the Carboxydocella sporoproducens DSM 16521 genome:
AGTCACATGGGTCAGGTACTGGCTACCGGTCAGCCCCGGATCGGGGAAACCTGGACCAGGGATGATGAAGTCTATTTCCTCTCTGAATTGCCTTTACGTTGCGGTGAATTGATTATTGGCGGCCTGGTCAAACTGGTGCCGGTGGAAAATGTCGAAACCCGGGATCTGGTGGCTCGCTATCAATTGCTGGAACGGAAGCTGCTTTTTTACCAGAGTGAGCTTTCAGCTTTAAAGCATGAGGAAGACCCCTTTGTGGCCATTATTGGCGAAAATCCGCACATGGTGAAAGTTAAGAATATGGCTCGCAAAGTGGCTCGCGGTGATGCTACGGTTCTGATTCTGGGAGAAAGCGGTACCGGAAAAGAGGTTTTCGCCCAGGCCATACATCGGGCCAGTCCCAGGGCTGATCAGCCTTTTATCAGTATCAACTGTGCTGCGATTCCGGAAAATCTGCTGGAAGCTGAGTTGTTTGGTTATGAGGAAGGGGCTTTTACCGGGGCGGTAAAAGGCGGTAAGGCCGGCAAGTTTGAACTGGCTCATGGCGGAACCCTCTTTCTCGATGAAATCGGGGATATGCCGCTGGCCATGCAGGCCAAAATCCTGCGAGCCTTGCAGGAGCGCCAGATTGTCCGCGTAGGCGGACACAAGCCCATTCCTGTGGACGTTCGGCTGATCGCCGCTACCAATCGGGATCTGGTAGCCATGATGCAGGCCGGGGAATTTCGCAGCGATCTTTATTATCGCTTGTCAGTAATAACTTTACAGTTGCCGCCACTGCGGGAGCGGCGGGATGATATTCCGGCCCTGGTTAAGATGTTGATTGAGAAGTTTAACAAAAAGTATCTGACTTCAGTAGAGGGTTATGACAAGGAACTGGAACGATTTTTGCTAAGTTATAGTTGGCCGGGGAATGTGCGACAGCTGGAGAATGTGCTGGAATATGCTTTTAATATGCTGGAACCAGGGCAGAAACTGCTTACTTTGCAGGATTTGCCGGAACAGGTTACCGGGGGTGGACCGCTGGGAGAAAATGACCTGCGCCTGGAAACAGTAGTAGCGCGGGCGGAGAAAAAGGCGATTCTGCAGGCACTGCAGGCAACCAGAGGCAATCGGATGGAAGCGGCCCGGCTACTGGGGATCCAGCGTTCAGCCTTTTATCAGAAGTTGAAGAAATATGGCTTGTCCGGCAAGGAGGAGGACCATGATTAAGCGATTGATGGATGCGGCCAGACAATTGCATAAAAGTACCGGTACCGTGCCGCCCCCGTCAGCGCTGGAAGATATGATGCTGGATTTGACCCGGCGGGCTTTGCATCTGGCGCGCGGTAAAGCCGAGCGCTGGGTATCCACTACCTGCGGGTATTGCTCTACAGGCTGTGGGCTCTTGCTGGGACTGGAAGGGGATACCCCGGTGGCGATCCGTGGTGATGAGGCCTGTGCAACCAACCGGGGCCAGCTCTGCATAAAAGGAGCCTATCAGTGGCGAACTCTCCGGCATCCGGAACGGGCTACCACGCCAATGGTCCGCAAAAACGGACAGCTGGTGCCGGTTTCCTGGGAGGAAGCTTTGCAGGTTGTTGCCGACAAAATACGGGAAGCTATAGCGGAACAAGGGCCGGAAGGAGTAGGTATTTATGGTTCCGGTCAGCTGACCCTGGAGGAGAATTATGCCCTGACCAAACTGGCACGGGGGGTACTGAAAACACCTAATTTTGATTCCAATACCCGACTCTGTATGAGCGGGACAGTACAGGGGTTGATCAAAGTTTTTGGTGCTGATGGGCCACCGGGTTGTTATGAAGATCTGGACCTGGCGGATTGTTTGTTGATTTTCGGTTGTAATCCGGCGGAGATGCATCCACAGCTGTGGCGGCGTATGCTCAAGAACAGACTGGAACGAGGAGCCCGCTTGATAGTAGTTGATCCGCGCCGCACCATTCCAGCACGAGTAGCAGATTTACATTTGCAGCTACGGCCAGGTACTAACATCTATTTGCTAAACGCTATTTTGCATGTACTGTTCCGGGATAATTTAATTAACCGGGAAGAAGTAGCCCGGCTGGCGGTCGGCCTGGAACGGGTAGAAGAAATCGTGAAAAAATATTCTCCAGCAGAAGTGGCTCCCCTTTGCGGGGTGGCGGCAGTGGATATTGAGCAGGTGGCTCGCTGGATTGCTGAAGCCAAGGCAGCTACCACTGTTTTTGTCCAGGGGGTTACTCAAAGTGCTGCCGGGGTGGAGGCTGTTTCCACCATTTGTACTCTTCATTTGCTGACCGGACATATTGGACGCCCGGGAGCGGCGCCTTTTTCCCTGACGGGGCAGGCGGCGGCCATGAGTGCCCGGGAGGTGGGAGCCAGTGGTTTTCTGCCTGGTTACCGCAACTGGCAGAATCCCCGGCATCGCCAGGAAGTGGCTGTTTACTGGGGGATTAAGCCGGAAGAATTACCCGCAGGTACCAATGACATTGGTACCATGCTGGACATGGTAGCCGAGGGCAAACTGAAGGTAATGTGGAATATTGCCACTAACCCGGTGGTTTCCCTGCCCGAGCAGGCAAGGGTTCGGCCTTTGCTGGAAAAAGTATTTCTCATCGTGCAGGATATCTTTTATCCAGTAGAAACCGCGCAGTATGCTGATGTTTTCCTGCCTGCTGCTCAGTGGGGAGAGAAAACCGGTACTTATACCAACTCGGAACGGCGGGTGAACCTGGCGGAACGGGCGGTGAATCCGCCGGGAATGGCCAAAACGGATCTGGAAATCATTCAGCTGGTAGCAAAACGACTGGGAGCTGAAGAGGCTTTTGCCTGGCCGGATCCGGAAGCGGTTTTTGAGGAGTGGAAAGGACTGTCCCGCGGTCGGCCCTGTGATATGAGTGGTATTACCTATGGCTTGATCCGCCAGGAGCGGGGAGTACAATGGCCTTATCCGGCCGGGGGT
This genomic interval carries:
- a CDS encoding sigma 54-interacting transcriptional regulator; its protein translation is MRALELKLDELAGLCEGLDLPAYWVDRYGFIQWATSAALQRLGWPEGLWQGRRISEMMPQSRIFEVLAGGQSLRCRELTYIGETIQISYQPCWRDGELLGVWAVIEQQEKSCLELEEEEIGASRLLIQMYETLLGDLLLGLAVVDSNGVIITVNQYWEKLFGVNLAEIQGMPLKTLFPESHMGQVLATGQPRIGETWTRDDEVYFLSELPLRCGELIIGGLVKLVPVENVETRDLVARYQLLERKLLFYQSELSALKHEEDPFVAIIGENPHMVKVKNMARKVARGDATVLILGESGTGKEVFAQAIHRASPRADQPFISINCAAIPENLLEAELFGYEEGAFTGAVKGGKAGKFELAHGGTLFLDEIGDMPLAMQAKILRALQERQIVRVGGHKPIPVDVRLIAATNRDLVAMMQAGEFRSDLYYRLSVITLQLPPLRERRDDIPALVKMLIEKFNKKYLTSVEGYDKELERFLLSYSWPGNVRQLENVLEYAFNMLEPGQKLLTLQDLPEQVTGGGPLGENDLRLETVVARAEKKAILQALQATRGNRMEAARLLGIQRSAFYQKLKKYGLSGKEEDHD
- a CDS encoding molybdopterin oxidoreductase family protein, translated to MIKRLMDAARQLHKSTGTVPPPSALEDMMLDLTRRALHLARGKAERWVSTTCGYCSTGCGLLLGLEGDTPVAIRGDEACATNRGQLCIKGAYQWRTLRHPERATTPMVRKNGQLVPVSWEEALQVVADKIREAIAEQGPEGVGIYGSGQLTLEENYALTKLARGVLKTPNFDSNTRLCMSGTVQGLIKVFGADGPPGCYEDLDLADCLLIFGCNPAEMHPQLWRRMLKNRLERGARLIVVDPRRTIPARVADLHLQLRPGTNIYLLNAILHVLFRDNLINREEVARLAVGLERVEEIVKKYSPAEVAPLCGVAAVDIEQVARWIAEAKAATTVFVQGVTQSAAGVEAVSTICTLHLLTGHIGRPGAAPFSLTGQAAAMSAREVGASGFLPGYRNWQNPRHRQEVAVYWGIKPEELPAGTNDIGTMLDMVAEGKLKVMWNIATNPVVSLPEQARVRPLLEKVFLIVQDIFYPVETAQYADVFLPAAQWGEKTGTYTNSERRVNLAERAVNPPGMAKTDLEIIQLVAKRLGAEEAFAWPDPEAVFEEWKGLSRGRPCDMSGITYGLIRQERGVQWPYPAGGVSQQRLYTDGHFWTDPEQSQSYGDFNQAAGKAWLFATDIPGEILRPTEEYPFYLNTGRIMEHYHSRTKTKRIPEIQQLAPEPFLEINPLNAQSLGIKEGEKVRIVSPWGTAVARARLCDTVAPGQVFLPFHFGDADYQQPTAGNNLIGNVVNPLSRQPLFKLGICRLEKCPD